A part of Hippopotamus amphibius kiboko isolate mHipAmp2 chromosome 16, mHipAmp2.hap2, whole genome shotgun sequence genomic DNA contains:
- the LOC130838677 gene encoding C-type lectin domain family 18 member A-like isoform X2, with the protein MPRLQPSPGLGAHRPGLLPVLLALLGMTWVEVHPLQLQEKQVPMPGALSKKESFQLLSLHNRLRSRVHPPAANMQRLDWSESLARQAQTRAALCGAPAPSPASVPRAAPQVGWNVQLLPVGSGSFIHVVGLWFSEGQQYSHAAAECAPNATCTHYTQLVWATSSQLGCGRHPCSGAKGEMEAFVCAYSPGGNWEVNGKTIVPYKKGAWCSLCTASVSGCFKAWDHAGGLCEVPRNPCRVSCRNHGHLNASTCHCHCPPGYTGRYCQAKVHFPFHTCDLRIDGDCFMVSSEADTYYGAKMKCQGKGGVLAQIESQKVQDILAFYLGRLETTNEVTDSDFETRNFWIGIGQPALGSGPHLREPVRPRDRGCGAYLGCCGPGLTYKTAKDSFRWTTGEHQSFTSFAFGQPDNQGFGNCVELQASAAFNWNDQRCKTRNRYICQFAQEHISRWDPGP; encoded by the exons ATGCCGAGGCTGCAGCCCTCCCCCGGGCTGGGGGCCCACCGGCCTGGCCTCCTGCCAGTGCTCCTGGCTCTCCTTGGCATGACCTGGGTGGAGGTGCACCCGCTTCAGCTACAGGAGAAGCAGGTTCCAATGCCTGGAG ccctgagcaAGAAGGAGAGCTTCCAGCTCCTCTCTCTGCACAACCGTCTGCGCAGCCGGGTCCACCCCCCTGCAGCCAACATGCAGAGACTG GACTGGAGCGAGAGCCTGGCCCGACAGGCCCAGACCAGGGCGGCCCTCTGTGGCGCCCCAGCCCCGAGCCCGGCCTCTGTCCCCCGGGCCGCCCCGCAAGTGGGCTGGAATGTGCAGCTGCTGCCGGTGGGCTCGGGGTCCTTCATCCACGTGGTGGGCCTGTGGTTCTCAGAGGGGCAGCAATACAGCCACGCAGCGGCCGAGTGTGCCCCCAATGCCACCTGCACTCACTACACTCAG CTCGTGTGGGCCACCTCAAGCCAGCTGGGCTGTGGGCGGCATCCCTGCTCTGGGGCCAAGGGTGAGATGGAAGCCTTTGTCTGTGCCTACTCTCCTGG AGGCAACTGGGAGGTCAACGGGAAGACCATCGTTCCCTACAAGAAGGGCGCCTGGTGTTCACTCTGCACAGCCAGTGTCTCCGGCTGCTTCAAAGCCTGGGACCACGCAGGGGGGCTCTGCG AGGTCCCCAGAAACCCATGTCGCGTGAGCTGCCGGAACCATGGACATCTCAACGCCAGCACCTGCCACTGCCACTGTCCCCCGGGCTACACGGGCAGGTACTGCCAAG ccaagGTGCACTTTCCCTTCCACACCTGTGACCTGAGGATCGACGGAGATTGCTTCATGGTGTCCTCAGAGGCAGACACCTATTACGGAGCCAAGATGAAATGCCAG GGAAAGGGCGGGGTGCTAGCCCAGATCGAGAGCCAGAAAGTGCAGGACATCCTTGCCTTCTACCTGGGCCGCCTGGAGACCACCAACGAGGTGACCGACAGTGACTTTGAGACCAGGAACTTCTGGATCG GCATCGGGCAGCCGGCTCTGGGCTCGGGCCCTCATCTCAGGGAGCCCGTGAGGCCCAGGGATCGCGGGTGTGGGGCCTACCTTGGCTGCTGTGGCCCAGGGCTCACCTATAAGACCGCTAAGGACTCCTTCCGCTGGACCACTGGGGAGCACCAGTCCTTCACCAGTTTCGCCTTCGGGCAGCCTGACAACCAGGG GTTTGGCAACTGCGTAGAGCTGCAGGCGTCGGCCGCCTTCAACTGGAACGACCAACGCTGTAAAACCCGAAATCGTTACATCTGCCAGTTTG CTCAGGAACACATTTCCCGGTGGGACCCGGGGCCCTGA
- the LOC130838677 gene encoding C-type lectin domain family 18 member A-like isoform X3: MPRLQPSPGLGAHRPGLLPVLLALLGMTWVEVHPLQLQEKQVPMPGALSKKESFQLLSLHNRLRSRVHPPAANMQRLDWSESLARQAQTRAALCGAPAPSPASVPRAAPQVGWNVQLLPVGSGSFIHVVGLWFSEGQQYSHAAAECAPNATCTHYTQLVWATSSQLGCGRHPCSGAKGEMEAFVCAYSPGGNWEVNGKTIVPYKKGAWCSLCTASVSGCFKAWDHAGGLCEVPRNPCRVSCRNHGHLNASTCHCHCPPGYTGRYCQVRCSVQCVRGRFREEECSCVCDVGYGGAQCATKVHFPFHTCDLRIDGDCFMVSSEADTYYGAKMKCQGKGGVLAQIESQKVQDILAFYLGRLETTNEVTDSDFETRNFWIGLTYKTAKDSFRWTTGEHQSFTSFAFGQPDNQGFGNCVELQASAAFNWNDQRCKTRNRYICQFAQEHISRWDPGP; encoded by the exons ATGCCGAGGCTGCAGCCCTCCCCCGGGCTGGGGGCCCACCGGCCTGGCCTCCTGCCAGTGCTCCTGGCTCTCCTTGGCATGACCTGGGTGGAGGTGCACCCGCTTCAGCTACAGGAGAAGCAGGTTCCAATGCCTGGAG ccctgagcaAGAAGGAGAGCTTCCAGCTCCTCTCTCTGCACAACCGTCTGCGCAGCCGGGTCCACCCCCCTGCAGCCAACATGCAGAGACTG GACTGGAGCGAGAGCCTGGCCCGACAGGCCCAGACCAGGGCGGCCCTCTGTGGCGCCCCAGCCCCGAGCCCGGCCTCTGTCCCCCGGGCCGCCCCGCAAGTGGGCTGGAATGTGCAGCTGCTGCCGGTGGGCTCGGGGTCCTTCATCCACGTGGTGGGCCTGTGGTTCTCAGAGGGGCAGCAATACAGCCACGCAGCGGCCGAGTGTGCCCCCAATGCCACCTGCACTCACTACACTCAG CTCGTGTGGGCCACCTCAAGCCAGCTGGGCTGTGGGCGGCATCCCTGCTCTGGGGCCAAGGGTGAGATGGAAGCCTTTGTCTGTGCCTACTCTCCTGG AGGCAACTGGGAGGTCAACGGGAAGACCATCGTTCCCTACAAGAAGGGCGCCTGGTGTTCACTCTGCACAGCCAGTGTCTCCGGCTGCTTCAAAGCCTGGGACCACGCAGGGGGGCTCTGCG AGGTCCCCAGAAACCCATGTCGCGTGAGCTGCCGGAACCATGGACATCTCAACGCCAGCACCTGCCACTGCCACTGTCCCCCGGGCTACACGGGCAGGTACTGCCAAG TGCGGTGCAGCGTGCAGTGTGTGCGCGGCCGGTTCCGGGAAGAGGAGTGTTCCTGCGTCTGCGACGTCGGCTATGGGGGAGCCCAGTGTGCCA ccaagGTGCACTTTCCCTTCCACACCTGTGACCTGAGGATCGACGGAGATTGCTTCATGGTGTCCTCAGAGGCAGACACCTATTACGGAGCCAAGATGAAATGCCAG GGAAAGGGCGGGGTGCTAGCCCAGATCGAGAGCCAGAAAGTGCAGGACATCCTTGCCTTCTACCTGGGCCGCCTGGAGACCACCAACGAGGTGACCGACAGTGACTTTGAGACCAGGAACTTCTGGATCG GGCTCACCTATAAGACCGCTAAGGACTCCTTCCGCTGGACCACTGGGGAGCACCAGTCCTTCACCAGTTTCGCCTTCGGGCAGCCTGACAACCAGGG GTTTGGCAACTGCGTAGAGCTGCAGGCGTCGGCCGCCTTCAACTGGAACGACCAACGCTGTAAAACCCGAAATCGTTACATCTGCCAGTTTG CTCAGGAACACATTTCCCGGTGGGACCCGGGGCCCTGA
- the LOC130838677 gene encoding C-type lectin domain family 18 member A-like isoform X1 translates to MPRLQPSPGLGAHRPGLLPVLLALLGMTWVEVHPLQLQEKQVPMPGALSKKESFQLLSLHNRLRSRVHPPAANMQRLDWSESLARQAQTRAALCGAPAPSPASVPRAAPQVGWNVQLLPVGSGSFIHVVGLWFSEGQQYSHAAAECAPNATCTHYTQLVWATSSQLGCGRHPCSGAKGEMEAFVCAYSPGGNWEVNGKTIVPYKKGAWCSLCTASVSGCFKAWDHAGGLCEVPRNPCRVSCRNHGHLNASTCHCHCPPGYTGRYCQVRCSVQCVRGRFREEECSCVCDVGYGGAQCATKVHFPFHTCDLRIDGDCFMVSSEADTYYGAKMKCQGKGGVLAQIESQKVQDILAFYLGRLETTNEVTDSDFETRNFWIGIGQPALGSGPHLREPVRPRDRGCGAYLGCCGPGLTYKTAKDSFRWTTGEHQSFTSFAFGQPDNQGFGNCVELQASAAFNWNDQRCKTRNRYICQFAQEHISRWDPGP, encoded by the exons ATGCCGAGGCTGCAGCCCTCCCCCGGGCTGGGGGCCCACCGGCCTGGCCTCCTGCCAGTGCTCCTGGCTCTCCTTGGCATGACCTGGGTGGAGGTGCACCCGCTTCAGCTACAGGAGAAGCAGGTTCCAATGCCTGGAG ccctgagcaAGAAGGAGAGCTTCCAGCTCCTCTCTCTGCACAACCGTCTGCGCAGCCGGGTCCACCCCCCTGCAGCCAACATGCAGAGACTG GACTGGAGCGAGAGCCTGGCCCGACAGGCCCAGACCAGGGCGGCCCTCTGTGGCGCCCCAGCCCCGAGCCCGGCCTCTGTCCCCCGGGCCGCCCCGCAAGTGGGCTGGAATGTGCAGCTGCTGCCGGTGGGCTCGGGGTCCTTCATCCACGTGGTGGGCCTGTGGTTCTCAGAGGGGCAGCAATACAGCCACGCAGCGGCCGAGTGTGCCCCCAATGCCACCTGCACTCACTACACTCAG CTCGTGTGGGCCACCTCAAGCCAGCTGGGCTGTGGGCGGCATCCCTGCTCTGGGGCCAAGGGTGAGATGGAAGCCTTTGTCTGTGCCTACTCTCCTGG AGGCAACTGGGAGGTCAACGGGAAGACCATCGTTCCCTACAAGAAGGGCGCCTGGTGTTCACTCTGCACAGCCAGTGTCTCCGGCTGCTTCAAAGCCTGGGACCACGCAGGGGGGCTCTGCG AGGTCCCCAGAAACCCATGTCGCGTGAGCTGCCGGAACCATGGACATCTCAACGCCAGCACCTGCCACTGCCACTGTCCCCCGGGCTACACGGGCAGGTACTGCCAAG TGCGGTGCAGCGTGCAGTGTGTGCGCGGCCGGTTCCGGGAAGAGGAGTGTTCCTGCGTCTGCGACGTCGGCTATGGGGGAGCCCAGTGTGCCA ccaagGTGCACTTTCCCTTCCACACCTGTGACCTGAGGATCGACGGAGATTGCTTCATGGTGTCCTCAGAGGCAGACACCTATTACGGAGCCAAGATGAAATGCCAG GGAAAGGGCGGGGTGCTAGCCCAGATCGAGAGCCAGAAAGTGCAGGACATCCTTGCCTTCTACCTGGGCCGCCTGGAGACCACCAACGAGGTGACCGACAGTGACTTTGAGACCAGGAACTTCTGGATCG GCATCGGGCAGCCGGCTCTGGGCTCGGGCCCTCATCTCAGGGAGCCCGTGAGGCCCAGGGATCGCGGGTGTGGGGCCTACCTTGGCTGCTGTGGCCCAGGGCTCACCTATAAGACCGCTAAGGACTCCTTCCGCTGGACCACTGGGGAGCACCAGTCCTTCACCAGTTTCGCCTTCGGGCAGCCTGACAACCAGGG GTTTGGCAACTGCGTAGAGCTGCAGGCGTCGGCCGCCTTCAACTGGAACGACCAACGCTGTAAAACCCGAAATCGTTACATCTGCCAGTTTG CTCAGGAACACATTTCCCGGTGGGACCCGGGGCCCTGA